The Zalophus californianus isolate mZalCal1 chromosome X, mZalCal1.pri.v2, whole genome shotgun sequence genome window below encodes:
- the LOC113931032 gene encoding synaptophysin produces MLLLADMDVVNQLVAGGQFRVVKEPLGFVKVLQWVFAIFAFATCGSYSGELRLSVECANKSESDLSIEVEFEYPFRLHQVYFDAPTCRGDTEKIFLVGDYSSSAEFFVTIAVFAFLYSMGALATYIFLQNKYRENNKGPMMDFLATAVFAFMWLVSSSAWAKGLSDVKMATDPENIIKGMSVCHQTGNTCKELRDPVTSGLNTSVVFGFLNLVLWVGNLWFVFKETGWAAPFMRAPPGAPEKQPAPGDAYGEAGYGQGPGGYGPQDSYGPQGGYQPDYGQPAGGGGGGYGPQGDYGQQGYGPQGAPTSFSNQM; encoded by the exons ATGCTGCTGCTGGCAGACATGGACGTGGTGAATCAG CTGGTGGCCGGGGGTCAGTTCCGGGTGGTCAAGGAGCCCCTTGGCTTCGTGAAGGTGCTGCAATGG GTCTTTGCCATCTTCGCCTTTGCCACGTGCGGCAGCTACTCCGGGGAGCTCCGGCTGAGTGTGGAGTGTGCCAACAAGTCAGAGAGCGACCTCAGCATCGAGGTTGAATTCGAGTACCCCTTCAG GCTGCACCAAGTGTACTTTGATGCACCCACCTGCCGAGGGGACACTGAGAAAATCTTCCTGGTGGGGGACTACTCCTCATCGGCCGAATTTTTTGTCACCATAGCTGTGTTTGCCTTTCTGTACTCCATGGGGGCTCTGGCCACCTACATCTTCCTGCAGAATAAGTACCGAGAGAACAACAAAGGACCCATGATG GACTTCCTGGCCACGGCAGTGTTCGCCTTCATGTGGCTGGTTAGCTCATCAGCGTGGGCCAAGGGGCTGTCAGACGTGAAGATGGCCACTGACCCAGAGAACATTATCAAAGGGATGTCTGTCTGCCACCAGACGGGGAATACATGCAAGGAGCTGAGGGACCCTGTGACCTCTGGCCTCAACACTTCAGTG GTGTTCGGCTTCCTGAACCTGGTGCTCTGGGTCGGCAACCTGTGGTTCGTGTTCAAGGAGACAGGCTGGGCTGCCCCATTCATGCGCGCACCTCCCGGCGCCCCCGAGAAGCAACCAGCGCCCGGGGACGCCTATGGCGAGGCGGGCTACGGGCAGGGCCCCGGCGGGTACGGGCCCCAGGACTCCTACGGGCCCCAGGGCGGCTACCAGCCCGACTACGGGCAGCCCgccggcggcggtggcggcggctaCGGCCCTCAGGGAGACTACGGGCAGCAAGGCTATGGCCCTCAGGGTGCGCCCACCTCCTTCTCCAATCAGATGTAG